In Clostridium sp. JN-1, one genomic interval encodes:
- a CDS encoding 4Fe-4S dicluster domain-containing protein: protein MIAFETPLKELKFLVLKEIVGLVRQDKLTKSELEKIPFKIAPGDKAQYRCCVYKERAVIYERTQLAAGFLPIDNLARDLVDADDKQVIYVLPAACDKCPIHKYTVTEACRGCIQHKCMEVCPAGAITRVDGRSYINHELCKECGMCKKVCPYNAIAEVMRPCKKSCPTGALEINPDDRKAIIKKEKCISCGACMAACPFGAISDRSFIIEVTKELMSNKNVYAVVGPAITGQFGNKVSVSKIKNAFKAVGFSDMLEAACGADAVTVHESNEFVERMENGDKYMTSSCCPGFVNYVEKMLPDQSERMSGTVSPMVAAGRMIKKFDKDAVVVFMGPCTAKKTEIKRESVKDSVDYVLTFEEAAALLAGFGVDPEECDDTDVNDASSFGRGFAQSGGLTAAIENYVGDKRLKVKFNSIKVSGAGEIKKAMIMAKVGKISQNFIEGMMCEGGCIGGPAAMSSAAKSRPQLIKFKNKSDKKSVLDNENLKKFDDVNLEK, encoded by the coding sequence ATGATAGCATTTGAAACTCCACTAAAGGAGCTAAAATTTTTAGTTTTGAAGGAGATAGTAGGCTTAGTTAGACAAGACAAACTTACAAAATCAGAACTAGAGAAGATTCCTTTCAAAATAGCACCAGGGGATAAGGCACAATATAGATGCTGTGTTTATAAGGAAAGAGCTGTTATTTATGAAAGAACTCAACTAGCGGCAGGTTTTTTGCCAATTGATAATTTAGCCCGTGATTTGGTAGATGCAGATGACAAGCAAGTAATATATGTTTTACCTGCAGCTTGTGATAAATGCCCTATACACAAATACACTGTTACAGAGGCATGCAGGGGATGTATTCAACATAAATGCATGGAAGTGTGTCCAGCTGGTGCTATAACTAGGGTTGATGGTAGATCTTATATAAACCATGAGTTATGTAAGGAATGTGGAATGTGTAAAAAAGTTTGCCCATATAATGCCATAGCAGAAGTTATGAGACCTTGTAAAAAATCGTGCCCAACTGGTGCACTTGAAATAAATCCAGATGATAGGAAGGCTATTATAAAAAAAGAGAAGTGCATAAGTTGTGGAGCTTGTATGGCCGCATGTCCTTTTGGAGCTATATCTGACAGAAGTTTTATAATAGAAGTTACTAAAGAGTTAATGAGTAATAAAAATGTATATGCAGTAGTTGGACCTGCTATAACAGGACAGTTTGGAAATAAGGTGAGTGTTTCTAAAATAAAGAATGCTTTTAAAGCAGTTGGATTTTCTGATATGTTAGAAGCAGCATGTGGAGCTGATGCAGTTACCGTCCATGAAAGTAATGAATTTGTCGAAAGAATGGAAAATGGAGACAAATATATGACTAGTTCATGCTGTCCTGGGTTTGTTAATTATGTAGAAAAGATGCTTCCAGATCAATCTGAAAGAATGTCAGGAACTGTATCACCTATGGTTGCTGCGGGTAGAATGATTAAAAAATTTGATAAAGATGCAGTAGTTGTATTCATGGGACCATGCACAGCAAAGAAAACTGAAATAAAAAGAGAAAGTGTAAAAGATTCAGTTGATTATGTACTGACATTTGAAGAAGCAGCTGCGCTTTTAGCCGGATTTGGTGTAGATCCTGAAGAGTGTGATGATACAGATGTTAATGATGCATCATCATTTGGAAGGGGATTTGCACAATCAGGAGGACTTACAGCAGCCATAGAAAACTATGTCGGTGATAAAAGGTTAAAAGTAAAATTTAATTCAATTAAGGTAAGTGGAGCAGGTGAAATAAAAAAAGCTATGATAATGGCTAAAGTAGGAAAAATTTCACAAAACTTTATAGAGGGTATGATGTGCGAAGGTGGATGTATAGGCGGACCTGCAGCGATGAGTTCTGCAGCGAAGTCAAGACCTCAACTTATTAAATTTAAAAATAAATCTGATAAAAAATCTGTACTTGATAATGAAAACCTTAAAAAATTTGATGATGTAAATCTCGAAAAATAG
- a CDS encoding TVP38/TMEM64 family protein yields the protein MIGKLYEKIKKYKSYIGFAIILIFIIYVGYEYYDKYFYIFKDPVKIKNVIMSYGDYSIFAFVILQIIQVIAFFIPGEIVQIAGGYIYGAILGTVISFIGITIGSIVVYGISYIFGKPLVKKIVSKKDFKYFDKILNLGNINLIVFLLYLIPGIPKDILGYICGISRISAKNFIIYSSLGRIPGIMVSAYFGAKISSQNYALLISIAVIMILVFILGVFKGEKIVRKFMKK from the coding sequence ATGATTGGAAAATTATATGAGAAAATAAAAAAGTATAAGTCATATATAGGATTTGCTATAATACTTATATTTATTATCTATGTTGGATATGAATACTATGATAAATATTTTTATATATTTAAGGATCCCGTTAAAATCAAGAATGTAATAATGTCTTATGGAGATTACAGTATTTTTGCATTTGTAATTCTTCAAATCATACAAGTGATCGCTTTTTTTATTCCAGGTGAGATAGTACAAATTGCAGGGGGATATATATATGGTGCAATTTTAGGAACTGTGATTTCATTTATAGGAATAACTATTGGAAGTATAGTTGTATATGGTATTTCTTACATTTTTGGTAAGCCGCTGGTTAAAAAAATAGTTTCAAAAAAAGATTTTAAATATTTTGATAAAATTTTGAATTTGGGTAATATAAATTTAATAGTTTTTCTACTTTATTTAATTCCAGGTATACCCAAAGATATATTAGGCTATATCTGCGGTATTTCTAGAATAAGCGCTAAAAATTTTATTATTTATTCTTCACTTGGGAGAATTCCTGGAATAATGGTATCAGCATATTTTGGAGCTAAAATAAGTTCTCAAAATTATGCTCTGCTTATATCAATAGCTGTTATTATGATACTGGTATTTATATTAGGTGTATTTAAAGGCGAAAAAATAGTAAGAAAGTTTATGAAAAAGTAA
- a CDS encoding sulfide/dihydroorotate dehydrogenase-like FAD/NAD-binding protein, whose amino-acid sequence MYKILNKRALAPNIFLMDIEAPRVAKACLPGQFVIVRMDDKGERIPLTICDSDPEKKTVTIVFQTIGGSTQRMADYEVGEEFRDFVGPLGQPSDLVTDNIEEVKSKNIVFVAGGVGAAPVYPQVKWLHKHGINADVIVGCKSKNYLLLEDEMKAAAGNLYVATDDGSYGYKGFVTDLLKDLIDKQCKKYDYVVAIGPMIMMKFIAKLTKEYGIKTVVSLNPIMVDGTGMCGACRVTVGNETKFACVDGPEFDGHLVNFDEAMRRQAMYKTQEGKAALDLQEKQEGHKCHVGLEGEK is encoded by the coding sequence GTGTATAAAATTTTAAATAAAAGAGCTTTGGCACCTAATATATTTTTAATGGATATAGAAGCGCCTAGAGTTGCAAAAGCATGTTTACCAGGTCAATTTGTTATAGTTAGAATGGATGACAAAGGAGAGAGAATCCCTCTTACTATTTGTGATTCTGATCCTGAAAAGAAAACTGTAACTATAGTATTTCAGACAATAGGTGGTTCTACACAAAGAATGGCTGATTATGAAGTCGGAGAAGAATTTAGAGATTTTGTCGGTCCGCTGGGTCAACCTTCTGATTTGGTAACTGATAATATAGAAGAAGTAAAAAGTAAAAACATAGTCTTTGTAGCTGGCGGTGTTGGAGCAGCACCAGTATATCCACAAGTTAAATGGTTACATAAACATGGAATTAATGCAGATGTAATTGTAGGATGTAAATCTAAAAATTATTTACTTCTAGAAGATGAAATGAAAGCTGCTGCAGGTAATTTATATGTGGCAACTGATGATGGAAGTTATGGATATAAGGGATTTGTAACAGATTTATTAAAAGATCTTATAGATAAACAATGTAAAAAATATGACTATGTTGTAGCTATAGGACCTATGATAATGATGAAATTTATAGCAAAGCTCACAAAAGAGTATGGTATAAAGACAGTGGTTAGTTTAAATCCTATAATGGTAGATGGAACAGGAATGTGCGGTGCTTGCAGGGTAACAGTTGGAAATGAAACCAAATTTGCTTGTGTAGATGGTCCTGAATTTGATGGACATCTAGTTAACTTTGATGAAGCCATGAGAAGACAAGCAATGTATAAGACTCAAGAAGGAAAGGCTGCATTAGACCTTCAGGAAAAGCAAGAAGGTCATAAATGTCATGTAGGATTGGAGGGAGAAAAATAA
- a CDS encoding C-GCAxxG-C-C family (seleno)protein, with protein MLKDYINKYYQEKYNLNCAETILYASNEMYNLNLDKKTLKTMAAFGGGMGIEDVCGAISGSLAVLGILFVKDKAHESDRIKKLSKEFFEKFQEKLNTKTCSELKSKYRNDEIRCSRIILTAAEILEDIISKNKEFIVK; from the coding sequence ATGTTAAAAGATTATATTAATAAATATTATCAGGAAAAGTATAATCTAAATTGTGCAGAAACTATTTTATATGCTTCAAATGAGATGTATAATTTAAACTTAGATAAGAAAACCCTAAAGACCATGGCTGCATTTGGTGGAGGAATGGGCATAGAGGATGTTTGTGGTGCTATAAGTGGGTCACTTGCAGTTCTTGGAATACTTTTTGTAAAAGATAAAGCGCATGAAAGTGATAGAATAAAAAAACTTTCTAAAGAGTTTTTTGAAAAATTTCAGGAAAAATTAAATACTAAAACTTGCAGTGAACTTAAAAGTAAGTATAGAAATGATGAGATTAGATGCAGCCGCATAATTTTAACAGCTGCTGAAATATTGGAGGATATAATATCTAAAAACAAAGAATTTATAGTTAAGTAA
- the groES gene encoding co-chaperone GroES yields MNIRPLGDRVVIKRLEAEETTKSGIVLPGAAKEKPQEAEVVSVGPGGLVNGKEVKMEVKKGDRVLFSKYSGTEVKIDGEEYTILRQDDILAVME; encoded by the coding sequence ATGAATATTAGACCACTTGGAGACAGAGTTGTAATTAAAAGATTAGAAGCAGAGGAAACTACAAAGAGTGGAATTGTTTTACCAGGAGCTGCAAAAGAAAAACCTCAAGAAGCAGAGGTTGTTTCAGTAGGACCCGGCGGATTGGTTAACGGAAAAGAAGTAAAAATGGAAGTTAAAAAAGGAGATAGGGTATTATTCTCCAAGTATTCAGGAACTGAAGTTAAGATAGATGGAGAAGAATATACTATTTTAAGACAGGACGATATATTAGCTGTTATGGAATAG
- the guaB gene encoding IMP dehydrogenase has protein sequence MAKIWKNGYTFDDALLVPNKSEILPREVSLTTNLTKKIKLNMPLMSASMDTVTESKMAIAIAREGGIGIIHKNMTIEQQAMEVDKVKRQENGVITDPFYLSPDNTINDALELMSKYRISGVPITSNEKLVGIITNRDIIFESNYDRKISEVMTKENLITAPENTTIEEAKELLKNHKIEKLPLVDAQNNLRGLITIKDIEKVKKFPNGAKDSKGRLLCGAAVGVTKDMMQRVDALVKANVDVITLDTAHGHSHGVIDAVRIVKEKYPDLQVIAGNIATAEATRDLIAAGADCVKVGIGPGSICTTRIVAGVGVPQLTAVMDCVEEANKHGIPVIADGGIKYSGDVVKALAAGAKVVMMGSLLAGCEEAPGETEIYQGRSYKVYRGMGSLAAMACGSKDRYFQEGNKKLVPEGVEGRVPYKGYVTETIFQLLGGIRSGMGYLGAKTLQDLYENARFVIQTSAGLRESHPHDISITKEAPNYSVNQ, from the coding sequence ATGGCAAAAATATGGAAAAACGGATATACATTTGACGATGCACTTTTAGTACCAAATAAATCAGAAATTTTACCAAGAGAAGTGTCTTTAACTACTAATTTAACTAAAAAAATAAAATTAAATATGCCTCTTATGAGTGCAAGTATGGATACTGTTACAGAATCAAAGATGGCAATTGCTATTGCAAGAGAAGGCGGAATTGGTATCATACATAAGAATATGACTATAGAACAGCAGGCTATGGAAGTTGACAAAGTAAAGAGACAGGAAAATGGAGTAATAACTGATCCATTTTATCTTTCACCAGATAATACAATAAATGATGCTCTTGAACTTATGAGCAAATATAGAATATCAGGTGTACCTATAACATCAAATGAAAAATTAGTCGGAATAATAACTAATAGAGATATTATCTTTGAAAGCAATTATGATAGAAAAATATCAGAAGTTATGACAAAAGAAAATCTTATAACTGCTCCAGAAAATACAACAATAGAAGAAGCAAAGGAATTATTAAAAAATCATAAAATTGAAAAACTTCCATTAGTTGACGCACAAAATAATTTAAGAGGGCTTATAACTATAAAGGATATAGAAAAGGTAAAGAAATTCCCTAATGGTGCAAAAGACTCAAAAGGAAGATTATTATGCGGTGCAGCTGTTGGAGTAACAAAGGATATGATGCAGCGTGTGGATGCTCTTGTAAAGGCAAATGTTGACGTAATAACTTTGGATACAGCTCATGGACATTCCCATGGTGTAATTGATGCAGTGAGAATTGTAAAAGAAAAGTACCCAGACCTTCAGGTTATTGCAGGAAATATTGCAACAGCTGAAGCAACAAGAGATTTAATTGCTGCAGGAGCAGATTGTGTAAAAGTTGGAATAGGACCTGGATCAATTTGTACAACTAGGATAGTAGCTGGTGTCGGAGTACCGCAGCTTACAGCTGTAATGGATTGTGTTGAAGAAGCAAATAAACATGGAATTCCAGTAATTGCTGATGGAGGAATAAAGTATTCAGGAGATGTAGTTAAAGCTTTAGCAGCTGGGGCAAAGGTTGTAATGATGGGATCATTACTTGCAGGATGTGAAGAAGCTCCAGGTGAAACGGAAATATATCAAGGAAGAAGTTATAAGGTTTATAGAGGAATGGGTTCACTTGCAGCAATGGCATGCGGAAGTAAAGATAGATATTTCCAAGAAGGAAATAAAAAGTTAGTTCCAGAAGGTGTTGAAGGAAGAGTTCCTTATAAAGGATATGTAACTGAAACTATATTTCAGCTTCTAGGCGGCATACGTTCTGGAATGGGATACTTGGGTGCAAAAACTTTACAAGATTTATATGAAAATGCTAGGTTTGTTATACAGACATCAGCAGGACTTAGGGAAAGTCATCCACATGATATTTCAATAACTAAAGAAGCACCAAATTATAGTGTAAATCAATAA
- the groL gene encoding chaperonin GroEL (60 kDa chaperone family; promotes refolding of misfolded polypeptides especially under stressful conditions; forms two stacked rings of heptamers to form a barrel-shaped 14mer; ends can be capped by GroES; misfolded proteins enter the barrel where they are refolded when GroES binds), with the protein MAKNILFSEEVRRLMQDGVDKLANTVKITLGPKGRNVVLDKKFGSPLITNDGVTIAKEIELEDPYENMGAQLVKEVSIKTNDVAGDGTTTATLLAQAIIREGLKNVTAGANPMLVRQGIKIAVDKAVEEVKKISKPVEGKDDIARVASISASDKEVGKLIADAMEKVGNEGVITVEESKSMGTELDVVEGMQFDRGYVSPYMVTDTEKMEASLDNAYLLITDKKISSIQDILPLLEKIVQQGKKLLIIADDIEGEALATLVVNKLRGTFTCVAVKAPGFGDRRKEMLQDIAILTGGQVISEELGRDLKETTLDMLGRAESVKITKENTTIVNGKGDKAAIKDRVSQIRKQIEGTTSDFDREKLQERLAKLAGGVAVIKVGAATETELKERKLRIEDALAATKAAVEEGIVPGGGTSYVNIIPEIGKLTSDVPDVKVGIDIIKKALEEPVRQIAENAGVEGSVIIEKVKNSKPGVGYDVLNNEYVDMIKVGIVDPTKVTRSALQNAASVASTFLTTEAAVVDIPEKTPEAPAPGGAPGMGGMY; encoded by the coding sequence ATGGCAAAAAATATTTTGTTTAGTGAAGAAGTTAGAAGATTAATGCAAGATGGTGTTGATAAGCTTGCTAATACAGTAAAAATTACACTTGGACCTAAAGGAAGGAATGTTGTCCTTGATAAGAAATTTGGTTCACCACTTATTACTAATGATGGTGTTACTATAGCAAAAGAAATAGAATTAGAAGATCCATATGAAAATATGGGTGCTCAGCTAGTTAAAGAAGTTTCCATAAAGACAAATGATGTAGCAGGAGATGGAACAACTACAGCTACACTACTTGCTCAAGCTATTATAAGAGAAGGATTGAAGAATGTTACAGCAGGAGCTAATCCAATGCTTGTAAGACAGGGAATAAAGATAGCTGTTGATAAAGCTGTAGAAGAAGTTAAGAAAATTTCTAAACCAGTAGAAGGAAAAGATGATATAGCTAGAGTTGCATCAATATCAGCTTCCGATAAAGAAGTAGGTAAACTTATAGCAGATGCTATGGAGAAGGTTGGTAATGAAGGAGTTATAACTGTAGAAGAATCAAAATCAATGGGTACAGAACTAGATGTTGTTGAAGGTATGCAATTTGATAGAGGATATGTAAGCCCATACATGGTAACTGATACAGAAAAAATGGAAGCATCACTTGACAATGCATATTTATTGATTACAGATAAAAAGATTTCAAGTATCCAAGATATATTACCACTACTTGAGAAAATAGTTCAGCAAGGTAAAAAGCTATTAATAATTGCTGATGACATAGAAGGTGAAGCATTAGCAACTTTAGTTGTTAACAAATTAAGAGGTACATTTACTTGCGTTGCAGTAAAAGCTCCAGGGTTTGGTGATAGAAGAAAAGAAATGCTTCAAGATATAGCAATACTTACTGGCGGTCAAGTAATATCAGAAGAATTAGGAAGAGATTTAAAGGAAACAACATTAGATATGCTTGGAAGAGCAGAGTCTGTTAAAATAACTAAAGAAAATACTACAATAGTAAATGGAAAAGGTGACAAGGCTGCTATCAAAGATAGAGTTAGTCAAATAAGAAAACAAATCGAAGGTACAACTTCAGATTTCGATAGAGAAAAATTACAAGAAAGATTAGCAAAACTTGCTGGTGGAGTAGCTGTAATCAAGGTTGGTGCTGCTACAGAAACTGAACTTAAAGAGAGAAAATTAAGAATAGAAGATGCACTAGCAGCTACAAAGGCAGCTGTTGAAGAAGGTATAGTTCCAGGTGGTGGAACTTCATATGTAAATATAATTCCAGAGATCGGAAAGTTAACTTCAGATGTTCCAGATGTAAAGGTTGGAATTGATATAATTAAAAAAGCTCTTGAAGAACCAGTAAGACAGATAGCTGAAAATGCTGGTGTTGAAGGATCAGTAATAATAGAAAAAGTTAAAAATAGTAAACCTGGAGTAGGATATGATGTATTAAATAATGAATATGTAGATATGATAAAAGTTGGTATAGTTGATCCAACTAAGGTTACAAGATCAGCTCTTCAAAATGCTGCATCAGTAGCTTCAACATTCTTAACTACAGAAGCTGCAGTAGTAGATATACCTGAAAAAACTCCAGAAGCTCCAGCACCAGGTGGAGCACCAGGAATGGGTGGAATGTATTAA
- a CDS encoding DNA glycosylase, with protein sequence MDFSRVERFEHGIILKGVRNFELNHIFDCGQCFRWHRQKSGSYIGIAFARVIEVEKKDNDVIIYNTNEDDFRDIWADYFDLYRDYSEIKDILKKDDILKKSVEFGYGMRLLKQDPFEIVVSFIISANNRIPMIKKVIENISKKWGKPIEYKGNTYYSFPDIEALSKASEEELEKCSAGFRAKYIKNTVDLIYTKGTFKDEDYDEHCDLNWISRQSDNVCHNELQKFMGIGPKVADCIMLFSMQKYFSFPVDVWVKRAMQYFYVAPDVSLKRIREFGINKFGELSGFAQQYLFYYARENNIKL encoded by the coding sequence ATGGATTTTAGTCGTGTGGAAAGATTTGAACATGGCATTATTTTAAAAGGTGTCAGAAATTTTGAATTAAATCATATTTTTGACTGTGGACAGTGCTTTAGATGGCACAGACAAAAAAGTGGAAGCTACATAGGAATAGCTTTTGCAAGAGTAATAGAAGTTGAAAAAAAAGATAATGATGTGATTATATACAATACCAATGAAGATGATTTCAGAGATATATGGGCTGATTACTTTGACTTATACAGAGATTATTCTGAGATTAAAGATATATTGAAAAAAGATGATATACTTAAGAAGTCTGTTGAATTTGGATATGGTATGAGACTTTTAAAACAAGACCCATTTGAAATTGTTGTGTCTTTTATAATATCAGCTAATAATAGGATACCTATGATAAAAAAGGTTATAGAAAATATAAGTAAGAAGTGGGGCAAACCAATAGAGTATAAGGGTAATACATATTATTCGTTTCCAGATATAGAAGCTTTAAGTAAAGCTTCCGAGGAAGAACTTGAGAAATGCAGTGCAGGTTTTAGAGCAAAGTATATAAAGAATACAGTGGATTTAATATATACTAAAGGAACATTTAAAGATGAAGATTATGATGAACACTGCGATTTAAATTGGATAAGTAGGCAAAGTGATAATGTATGCCATAATGAATTGCAAAAGTTTATGGGAATTGGCCCAAAGGTTGCAGATTGTATAATGTTATTTTCTATGCAAAAGTATTTTTCGTTTCCTGTAGATGTTTGGGTTAAAAGAGCAATGCAGTATTTTTATGTAGCACCTGACGTTTCACTCAAAAGGATAAGGGAATTTGGAATAAATAAGTTTGGTGAGTTATCAGGATTTGCCCAACAATATTTGTTTTATTATGCAAGAGAAAATAATATTAAATTATAG
- the gltA gene encoding NADPH-dependent glutamate synthase — translation MGNDRMVRTPIKEQEPSVRAHNFEEVCLGYNEEEAVKEANRCLSCKKPMCVTKCPVTISIPQFISKVKERNFEEAAKIIAKSSALPAVCGRVCPQESQCEGKCVLGIKGEPVAIGKLERFIADWSREHNIDLSEKKPSNGKKVAVIGSGPSGLTCAGDLAKLGYNVTVFEALHEAGGVLVYGIPEFRLPKDKVVKHEVENVKKLGVKIETDVIIGKTITIDQLIEEEGFQAVFIGSGAGLPKFMGINGENLNGVFSANEFLTRNNLMKAFKNDYDTPIKIGTKVAVVGGGNVAMDSARTALRLGAEVHIVYRRSEEELPARAEEVHHAKEEGIIFDLLTNPVEILGDEKGWVKGMKCIKMQLGEPDASGRRRPVPIEGSEFVIDVDTVIMSLGTSPNPLISSTTKGLEVNKRKCIIAEEDTGLTTKKGVYAGGDAVTGAATVILAMGAGKKAAAAIDKYLSEK, via the coding sequence ATGGGTAATGATAGAATGGTTAGAACACCTATAAAGGAACAAGAACCAAGTGTAAGAGCTCATAATTTTGAAGAAGTTTGTTTAGGATATAATGAAGAGGAAGCTGTTAAAGAAGCTAATAGATGTTTAAGTTGTAAGAAGCCTATGTGTGTTACAAAATGTCCTGTAACTATAAGTATACCTCAATTCATATCTAAGGTTAAGGAAAGAAATTTTGAAGAAGCAGCTAAAATAATAGCTAAGTCAAGTGCACTGCCAGCAGTATGTGGAAGGGTATGTCCACAAGAAAGTCAATGTGAAGGAAAATGTGTACTTGGAATAAAGGGTGAGCCTGTAGCTATAGGAAAACTTGAAAGATTTATAGCTGATTGGTCAAGAGAACATAACATAGATTTATCAGAGAAAAAACCAAGTAATGGTAAGAAAGTTGCAGTTATAGGAAGCGGTCCTTCTGGACTTACTTGTGCTGGAGATCTTGCAAAATTAGGTTATAATGTAACCGTTTTTGAAGCATTACATGAAGCAGGTGGAGTTTTAGTTTATGGAATTCCAGAGTTTAGGCTTCCTAAGGATAAAGTAGTTAAACATGAAGTCGAAAATGTTAAGAAATTGGGAGTAAAGATAGAAACTGATGTAATAATAGGTAAAACTATTACTATAGATCAATTAATAGAAGAAGAAGGATTTCAAGCTGTATTTATAGGTTCTGGAGCAGGACTTCCAAAATTCATGGGGATAAATGGAGAAAATTTAAATGGAGTATTTTCTGCAAATGAATTTCTAACTAGAAATAATTTGATGAAAGCTTTTAAAAATGACTATGATACACCTATTAAAATCGGAACTAAAGTAGCAGTAGTAGGTGGAGGAAATGTTGCAATGGATTCAGCTAGGACAGCTTTAAGACTAGGAGCAGAAGTTCATATAGTCTATAGAAGATCAGAAGAAGAACTTCCAGCTAGAGCTGAAGAAGTACATCATGCTAAAGAAGAAGGAATAATATTTGACCTTCTAACTAATCCAGTAGAAATTTTAGGGGATGAAAAAGGCTGGGTTAAGGGTATGAAGTGCATAAAGATGCAGCTTGGAGAACCAGATGCTTCAGGAAGAAGAAGACCAGTTCCAATAGAAGGATCAGAATTTGTGATAGATGTTGATACTGTTATAATGTCACTTGGAACATCACCAAATCCACTAATATCTTCAACAACAAAGGGATTAGAAGTTAACAAGCGTAAGTGCATAATAGCGGAGGAAGATACAGGGCTTACTACTAAAAAAGGTGTATATGCAGGTGGAGATGCTGTAACAGGAGCTGCTACAGTAATACTTGCTATGGGAGCAGGAAAGAAAGCAGCAGCTGCTATTGACAAATATTTAAGTGAAAAATAA
- a CDS encoding A24 family peptidase produces the protein MIDCMIFIAGTIIGSFLNVCIYRIPREESIVYPPSHCTKCKNKIKIYDLIPIISYIILRGRCRYCRSKISIRYPLIEFLAGLIFVMLFNMYGLSLTFIKYAAFISILIVVALIDYDTTNVYFSTILIGIIFSAIFICTYIYIGIPVKDYIYGGILGGGILFLIWLLTYGNMGLGDVEICFVCGLFFGIELTLLMILLAFVIGSLCASILVLSGKKSRKDYIAFGPYILMSSIICSVFGENIFNFMLFTL, from the coding sequence ATGATTGATTGTATGATTTTTATTGCAGGAACTATTATTGGAAGCTTCTTAAATGTATGTATATACAGAATACCTAGGGAAGAATCAATAGTATATCCTCCTTCTCACTGCACAAAGTGTAAAAATAAAATTAAGATATATGATTTGATACCTATTATAAGTTACATTATATTACGCGGAAGATGTAGATACTGCAGGAGTAAAATTTCAATAAGATATCCTCTCATAGAATTTTTAGCAGGATTGATTTTTGTAATGCTATTTAATATGTATGGTTTAAGTCTTACTTTTATAAAATACGCTGCTTTTATAAGTATATTAATTGTAGTTGCATTAATTGATTACGATACTACTAATGTATATTTTTCAACTATATTAATAGGAATAATTTTTTCAGCAATTTTTATATGCACATATATTTACATTGGGATTCCTGTAAAGGATTATATATACGGCGGCATCTTAGGAGGAGGAATACTATTTTTAATATGGTTACTTACATATGGCAATATGGGTTTAGGTGATGTAGAAATTTGCTTTGTCTGTGGATTGTTTTTTGGAATTGAATTGACTCTATTAATGATACTTTTGGCATTTGTAATTGGGTCACTTTGTGCTAGTATTCTTGTATTATCTGGTAAGAAGTCCAGAAAGGATTATATAGCATTTGGACCATATATTTTAATGTCATCTATAATATGTTCTGTTTTTGGTGAAAATATTTTTAATTTTATGTTATTTACACTTTAA